TTTTCATAACCCCTAATCTTATTGTGTTAATTTTTTGATTGTATCCAAGTTGAGATAATTCTCCTTAAAGAGAGAAGTTATCATGCCAACTTCACCAGGCAAATTGATTTCGCCCGTCTCATCATTAAAGCACTTTTCTAGCACTTTCAAATACGCAAACCCAATGCCTTCTGTGATAACAGCAGCGGTTGCGCCCCCTGCAACACTCCCCACAACAGGAATGAATTTAAGGAAACCATTAACGAGCGTTCTCCCCACTTGCGCGACAGCGGTTACGCTTAACAATCCTGCGACCAAACTCGCGCCCACAGATTTATCCAAATCCATTCCAAAAGCGTCATTCATTTTATAGATCATCCCCGCTTGAATGGGCGCAATAGCGAGCACATCGCTAAAGGGTATGGGGATAAGCCCAGCCGCTCCAGCCGCTCCTGATGCAACATGGATAATGGTTTTACATTCCTCTATCATGGCCTGTTTTCTTTTTTGAATATTAGCTTTTTGAATACTCAAGAAATGCTTTTTCTTATTTTCTTTAGCGTCTGAAAGACATTTTTCTGTTTCAGCTACCAACTCTTCTAAACCTTCAATGGGGACTTCAATACCTCTAAATGAAAATGCAACGGAATTGACCCTCACATAATCTCTGACAAAACCTTTAAACCCCCATTCTTCGTCTATGATCCCTTTAGTTTCTTTAACAAACGCATCGCCGGCTTCGGCTTGAGTGTTTGTGAAAACGACAATCGTTGGGATATTCCAATCTTTAGTGAAGCTTAATAACTCTCTCTCTCTCTTGAATCCTACCAGAAGTCTCTTTAACGCACAAATACGCCACATCAATGGCTTCTTTTTCATCAAGCGTTTTAAAAGAATCTTCCATTTCTTTTTTAATGCTTTGCATGGTATCGTGGTAATCTTTACCTTCAATGCCTTTGGTGTCCCAAAAAACCAAGCCCTTCTGTTCATCAATGTATTTTTCAAGGTGCTGAGTGATAGGCTTTCCTACGCCTGCTTTAGCGATTTCTTTACCAAATAGAGCGTTAATGAGCGAGCTTTTACCCACCCCAGTAGCTCCCATAAGCAAAATATTCATCTTTGGTTTTTCTTTTTTGATGTGTTCAAGCATCTTGCTCATGTTCAATCCTCCCTCTTTCCCATCAAGCGTGAATGAGTCGCCTAAAAAGCCACGCAAAATGC
This DNA window, taken from Helicobacter pylori, encodes the following:
- a CDS encoding GTPase, with the protein product MEHNGHDKLNGILRGFLGDSFTLDGKEGGLNMSKMLEHIKKEKPKMNILLMGATGVGKSSLINALFGKEIAKAGVGKPITQHLEKYIDEQKGLVFWDTKGIEGKDYHDTMQSIKKEMEDSFKTLDEKEAIDVAYLCVKETSGRIQERERVIKLH
- a CDS encoding YcjF family protein; protein product: MWRICALKRLLVGFKRERELLSFTKDWNIPTIVVFTNTQAEAGDAFVKETKGIIDEEWGFKGFVRDYVRVNSVAFSFRGIEVPIEGLEELVAETEKCLSDAKENKKKHFLSIQKANIQKRKQAMIEECKTIIHVASGAAGAAGLIPIPFSDVLAIAPIQAGMIYKMNDAFGMDLDKSVGASLVAGLLSVTAVAQVGRTLVNGFLKFIPVVGSVAGGATAAVITEGIGFAYLKVLEKCFNDETGEINLPGEVGMITSLFKENYLNLDTIKKLTQ